The window CAACCTCAGGGCTACTGACATTTTTGACttgataattctttattgtggggggctgtcctgtgtactgtaggatgtttagcagcatccatGGCCCCTACCCAATAGATCCCAGCACTCCTATCAGTTGTGACAACcacaaatgtctccagacattgcccaaTGTCCCCTGCAGGGCAAAATCATtacctggttgagaaccactgctataaaTCTATCAAGGATACAAAAGCAGCTACACAGTTTCAAATTTATAGTTTCAAATATTAAGACATTTTGAAAACATAAGAAATTcttacaaaatataaagaacaggAAACTATGTCAACAATCCTTTTTTAAACTGAGGTGTTTCAATATAATTTTGGATCTTTGTATTtgggttaatttttttccctaagtgtAGTGAACTGACCAGTTAAAAGTATGTAATTCTCTTTGTCAAGGATAAGATTTAATTAGTAAAATAAGGCTCATGTTCAACATTCTAGTTTCCAAAGATAATCTTTAAAAGGAAGGTGGAAGGTCACTTAAATTTGATATAACTGAGGACTCCATGATTCCTATATTCTGATAGAATAGGCCTTAAAAACACATGATGGACaccagcactgtccaacagaactttcttccatgatggaaatgttttattctgGAACATCCAATATGGAAGCCATTATCCGCATGTGACTATTGAGCACCTGTAACGTGGCTAATGTGACTAAggaactaaatttaaaattttaattaaaatacaaatgtaaatagccacatgtggctagtgactacaTTATTGGATAGCACAGACCTATACCcttcaagaaattattttaaatgttattttcttccttcggAGGCTTTTTTGTCAGTGGGCAGGCCCCGTTCTCCCCCTGCCCTATACAGGAGGTTACAGGCAGGCAAATATGAGAGTATGTAAAGTGCTGAAGGCAAGGTAGGTAGGTGAGGGAGTGGAAGCTACGGGAACAACTTACTTCAAGGGGACACATGGACAAAGAGCATTTCTTTCCCCAGAAATGCTATGGAGCACATACATACCACATATTGTTAAATAGTGTAGGAATGGATTTTCATAATCCACACAAGAGATGGTCTTTGTAATCATATACTGTATACACTGCAAGTGAATGTGGTTTGTCCCTTCGACTTCCCAGGCACTAGGTGTCTCTTAAAGGTTCATTACATTACACTTTACAAATCTGTTGTGAATCTAACATTCCCTAATGGACCCTGCAGTCTCTGAAGATAGGAAACTTACTTGTATTCAAATTCTTTCCACCATTAAGGCAGAGCCTCATATATAGGAGGCAAGCAGTgaataataaatttctattattaaaCATATAATTTCTATAAAGGTAGAAAAAGCAGAGCAGGCGTTAGTATAGCAGATGTTAATTCACAAGGAAGGTCTAAGAATCACCATTAAAGAGTTAGATGACAATTGTATTATACCAACCACACAAAGCTTGTTCtatactatgtatttttttgatttataaaatttcCCCCCAGGTGGTCTGGCAAGAATTCTGATTATTTTATCACATACAATTTTGGTACAAATAATTTAGTTGGACTTCTTATATAATTCTTAATAAATTTAGTTAGTAGGCAGCTCCTTAAAAGCTAGGATAAAATGCAAATGCCATAGAACATTTTATCCGTACTGAAATAGTTCCAAAAGCTTTTAACTGAGATTTTCATCTGGGCTGTTTTTTCTAACTCTCCTCCCTGCCTGGTTTATACACATACActtctttgaaaaccactgtggCAGAGCCCATtgttgctgatgggaatgtgCTTTTCAGATTGTCTTGGGGTGGTTTTTAAACAATTGAAAACCATTCTCCTAAAAACTCATATTGGCAGTTGTGCACAGGTTGTGAGTACACACAAACATCCTAATTCCTACAAGAATCATCTCAAGGCCATTCTCGAAGGCAGAAATCGACAGTGGCAATACTGATCTataataatggctaatatttattgagtgcttactatatttTAGGCACTGTTCCAGGTAGTtaacatgtattaactcatttaatcttcatagcaactctatgaggtaggtaatATTGTTGTTCCCATTTTAGTTGAGGAGATAGGGACAGAGACGTTAAGAACCTGGTACAGGATCACACAGGTAGTAAATGATAGACTCAAGATTCCAAGCCAGGCTGAGTGACTCCTAAATTGCAGTCTTTCTACTATTCTATACCACAGCTACACTCACCCAGAGAAGGCCTGCTTGCAGCCCACTTAGGAAAAGCAGGTTCTGTTCTGATCACCGACCCAGGTTTATTGAGTGTCGAGACAAGAGAAAGCAGCAGGCTGATTGTAAAACTTACCACTGTTCTGAAAGGCTATGAAGATGAAAATTGAGGgcttaaaaaaaggtaaatttgcTAAGCTATATGGGTTTCCTGCAAAATCAAGTGATCAAAAAATATACCCCATATGCTTATCCGCAACAGCCAGTAAAATATTTCTACTAAGATGGAAAACCTAAAATTAAAGTGAGAGCTCAATATTTACAAAAccttttcttaatataaaatctGGAAATCATGTTGACCCCATGATTAGAAAAAATGTGACAGGCAAGTCATTAAAAGCCTCACTGATGACTCTTCACAAAAGCTCACAGTGCAACAAGTAACCTGTATTTACAATTAactttttcttacaaaatttttattgagaacAGTTAAGAGTGCTTTACCCCATaactaaaaatacattattttttaagtgccGCTTCTATTAGAGGAGCTTCCAAAATTGACTAAAATGAAGTAACAGTGGTACTTAACTGTTCTCAGCGTTTTACCTGTGTATGAATTCATTTAGTCTTCAATTCTCAAAACAATCTAGTGAGGAAGGTATTATTGTTATTTGCAATGTATAAGAGAAAATGGAGGTAAGTGACTCACTCAAGGTCACCCAAGTGGAGGTGCTGGGACTCAGATTCAGGTATCCTGGCTGTAGAGTCAGCTCTGAGCCACTAACTGAGTGTCAAAATGCGGAGAAGATACTTTTCCTGTAAGACATTATTTTGTTGAACAAAACCTAACCATAGCAGAAACAGAATGACATAAAAGGGCAAAAGAGGAACTTCCATACAAACATTTGTCATGTGTTTTGTTATATCGTTCAAATGTTCAATATAAAATAGCTTAAAACTTCAAATATATTTGTACTTTAATTCtaattttccttgtaatttttcctttagtatatgtgctgccaaagcgagcacatgtaatttttcctttaaatatatttttttaaactgggctTACTAAACTAAACAtggaaattttctaattttcttttcggAGCATTACCCTGAAAAGCTAGCCCTTGGGAgtaactttaaaaagcaaaaaagcattttttaaaaagttacctttCTTATCAGATGTCTGCTAAACTTCTAAAGGaacacttaaacttttttttttttatcctaaagACTTCTACATTAGcttcaattaaataaaacaattttgagCTTATTCTTTAGGCCTAGGAGACTGCCAAGTGAATATTCACTAATCATGTCATTGAAATGTCCAACCATGCAACTAACATGTAAATCAAAAGATTGTACATTGTTTTGTTCAGAGCTTTACTAAGCACGATCCACCATTTGGGTGGGAAAGTTCTTACCATCAGTGGAAAGGCTCCCATGTTATGGAGTCACAACAGTCCGCGTTACTGCTGTCTATATGTAGTGacgacacatacacacacatccagaCATGCATCAGCCTACTTCTTTATGCCTTCAGGTGTAACTATGCCCAAGTATTTAGATACTGAAATGCAAATACTTATAAACTACTTTCCCTTTAATcccatattatattattttatattacatatttaggTATTACAATTaagttatacatattttaattatgtgtgGAGACATTTATGAATTACACTTCAGGATAGTAATGGGAACATACTGTATAAGAAGTAATGGgtttcatggaacactacatcaaaaactaatgatgtaatgtatggtgattaacataacataataaaataaaattaaaaaaaaagaagtaatgggTTTGATGGGGTAAGATTTACTGATTTGAATGTCAGCTGTAATAGACGAATGCACCTTGCATAGACAGAAAATTAAGGAGCTAAAGATGACAAACATATTTCCAATAtactagtaaaataaaattcaacatcgtttaatcaaatggaaagaaaaatctgtTCAATGCTTAACTTTTGCTTTGGTACTCATAATTAAATGTCACAGTGTGTTCTTTCTGATGAAACAATATGTACTAAACTTTCAGATGGCTATGCAGATGAGCTGATATCATCCCAGGATGGGTAGGATCAGTGCTGCTTTGTCCCCGCCCCTCCTCCTCTTTTACCCTCAGATGCTGATGTGTAAGAAACAGAGCTTTGTTAGGCGGTGGGCCTGCGGTTTAGCTGTGTGGAAAATCTACTTATTACCACCAtccttcacattttatttatgtactgtCATACCGACTAAAATAACTTGACATTCTTACTATTTCTCTCTTCACTGCAAAGCCAAATATTTGGTTCACATTTTATGAATACatccttttaaaaacatcaaacaaaAAGCTATTCAAATAGCTCGCTGTACAATGATCAACATTCACGTGGTCAAACATATTTGTGTAttgtaataaatttttaaaaatctattgttaTTTAATATGCATGTAGTACATAACCGGGattatgaaaaacaagaaaagaaaattcatttctaaTCAATACACAAATGTTTCGATATACTTTACAAAATCAACCACATTAGCAAAGTTATTACATTAAATATGCCctagaaaagcatttttaataacagaacttgaaaaaggacacgaacacacacacacatcccccaaACTAAAAAGCCtaactataattttaaagaaaaactgaaaaaaattatttgtaggtGTTGTCattaatttacaaaaaagaaaaacaatctggATAAACTACGAAGATGGGGGCAACACTCTTTCCAACTGCTACTCAAAGCTGAGACAAGGTGCCCCCAAAAATCCAAAACAAGGATTTTGGTTGGAATCTGTTAAAATGTTACTAGGTCAGTTCTCTTGACATTTCAGCTCTCTTGACTTTCAAATAAGGACAGTAATAACTTGTCATTCAAAAGTATGTTATAAATGCAAAATAGTCAAtccatttaaaaaacttaaaagtgAGGCATGATGTCTAAATTATGCACCctaaatggaattaaatataaatataaaataatctacaCAAACTCTTTCATAATTATTTCTACTCCCTTTACAGTAACTTATTTGTTAAATATGGTAACACTGATCTTACTGTAAATGCCCAACTCCTATGTAACTATCAGACTAGTTTTGTTAGATTAGGTATACTGTTTGAACACATTtctgcatatattatttttgtaaagaattaTTAAATATAGATATCTGATTTCTCAATGTCTACTACATGGTAAAGGATGTCTTTCTTCCCCATTCTTTGGCTCACAGGGCTTTCCTCAAGctttccatccattcatccttcccatgttatttattgtttttcttctagaaacaGATATTATGTTTCAGTGGCTTTCTCATCAATTTCTACTCAGTCACTCCACTATCCGAAAACTCATTACTGTCCTGTCTACAGATATGTTTTCTGATTGCTGCATAGGGTACACACATTTTCTAGTTGCAGCTCTAGCATattcttataaaacaaaaatatccttcaaggaGTTTACTTTCCTGATTCTTTTATATACCCGAACAATGAGAACAGTGAGGTAAAAGCACATTAATGAATGGACGTATACATGTGTCATATTACACTTACatatccatacacacacatacgctTGAAGTAAGCCAAATCTAAGTTCAACAAATTTGAATCAAAATATGCCTTGTTTTTCGGCGGGGGAGGGATTTGAAATGGAATCCTATTTTCCCATTGTGaaccaatatatttatttatttatttatttttttttttttaaagattttatttatttatttgacagagagagacacagcgagagagggaacacaagcagggggagtgggagagggagaagcaggcttcccgcggagcagggagcccgatgtggggctcgatcccaggaccctgggatcatgacctgagccgaaggcagacgcttaacgactgagccacccaggcgcccctgaaccaaTATATTTATAACTGTATTAACTGGCttttatggagatttttttttttaaatttcagccattgcaaaaagaatgaatcctgttaagaaaaactaatatttttttttttctagatacagGGAAAATAATATGCTGGACTGTCTCCTTGGCAAATTACTACTATGGAAATATAAGGCTGATCACTAAGCTATCTGTATTGGTGCTCACTCATCTGTGAGAGAGTAATTTCTGAGCTGCTTGACTAGTACACATTCTAAATCTTCCTCTGCATCTACAGAACATGTGCCTAAAACAGAATGGTCAATGTCAATATAAGTTTACTAGGAGGAAACAGCATGACTAATGACTTCctcagaggggaaaaagaaatagCAGTATACAATGCCAATTTTAAAAACGCATTCACGTTTTACTCTCTAAATGTATTCCTCATTTCAGATGCAATGTAACATcttattcagtgtttattttcttagcataTGTCTCAACAGTTACCATGGGGCCACTCATTCATCTTTGAAACAATACCAAATGGTAAGAATAGACGTATCAGCTTCAATGTTTCTCTAAGCAACAGGTCCTATCGCAAGGAAAAAGCAAtactatctatccatctatctaccttTACTTATAATACACTGTACTATATATTGTACTACATATAATTTACTACCTATAAAATTACAAATCTGTACTAGAAGTATAAAATCTATATTCTATGTATTGTATACACTATACTATATTGCAAACATTTTATGTGCTACTTACTCTAAATACTCTACAGAGGAATGCAATACATCATGTGTAACAAAATTTTAtccagggccgcctgggtggctcagatggttaagcatctgccttcagttcgggtcatgatcccagggtcctgggaggaacctgcttctccctccctctactgcttgtgctctctcactctgtcaaataaataaaaatcttaaaaaaaaaaaaaaaagcttaacatAGTCAGGTTAGCTTGTTCctataaatccttaaaaaaattttttttgtccaTCTTTCACATTCAATAAATTAAATGTCTTTAGGtaatattttctaatcttttatgATGCAATACTATGTTTCTCTAGGTTgactatcattattttatttatttatttatttatttaagattttatttatttatttgacagggagagacagccagagagagaacacaagcagagggagtgggagagagagaagcaggcctcccgctgagcagggagcccaatgcggggctcgatcccaggaccctgggatcatgacctgagccgaaggcagacgcttaacgactgagccacccaggcgcccccattaatgttattttttttttgctttattttcattcttctctttataTTGATTCTTCAGTTGAAAATCCCTGAAAAAATAAGGGTTATGTAGGATGTGTTCTGATATATGGTTTGGGGCAGAGATAGTGGCTTGAAATAACTACATCTCTGTAGGGGGATTTTCCCACTTTGTCATTCCTCTAGGTCTTTACCTCCATATTTACCCTTAAATCTGCTCAATTCTAAGGTTTCAACAGATGTTCAATGAAGCACTTACCATATGAAACTCATATAACTTTTTAAGTCTTTGCTAGTAATATACTTATAGCTCTCAGTCACAGTTTTCTGTAAGATATGATGTTAATCACATAGCTGttttctacaaaaacaaaacaaaatcaaaacccaaaccattttttttattaacatgatgTGTTATGCGTCAATTTAATGTTTGTTTAGGTTTACCTAAGGCAAACAAAAATCTGTTTGGAAGGTCTGAAGTGTAAAAGATCATAGCTTGAAAAGCAACCAGCTAGAACTTGATTCTACTGttcaattttatgtatattagtATGTTGGGAAAGAAATTCTGGTACGCATATACTAAGAATTTTTGGAGACCTCAAAATGAGATGTTGAAAGCGTGATTAAACTTTGGGATTTAATCTAAAATGTGTTAGGAATAGGTTGCTTAAACtgttttccttgtatttcttttttatcccccTATCATTCCGTATACAGGTATCATTAGAAAAATGGTGTTCTATCCAGAGTAGTCTAAGAACCCTTCATTTCCATGGAATTGATAAATTTTAATCTCTCCAAAAGGACTCTTCACTATTTACTGATATAGATAAGTGATTatataaatggagaaaagacaaatatccaATGctaaagaattccaaataatggAATACTCTACCCTCAAAAAGTAGAAGCCTACCTCCCACTCCCTAAGTGTTATCTGCACTTAGTGACTTTCTCCCAAAGAATGCCgtatggaaaagggaaaaagtaacTCTACAGGAAAGAAGCCTGATTGGGGTGCCCAGATGTctcaggtaagtgtctgactcttggcttcagctcatcatgatctcaggatcctgagattgagcccagtgctgcgctctgtgctcagcatggagtctgctggagattatctccctcttctctgctcctcccctacttgtgtgctctctaaaataactaaaatcagggtgcctgtgtggctcagtcggttaagtatctgacttccactcaggtcatagtctccgagtcctgggattgagccccactttgggctccctgctcagcagggagtctgctcctctctctctctctctctccctccctctctgctcctccccactgtgcactctctttcaaataaataaaaaatcttaaaaataaaataaaataaaatctttaaaaaaaaaaaaaaaagcttgacaATCCAGCCAAGTAATCTAGGTCAACATGAACTTCaataaatcatgttgatagtatTACTCTTgctattatataataaaaatgctttaccCTCACATTGTAATTTTTTCAGTAAATtgtgaaaaaatacataataaagctTAATAGTAGCCAATATGATAGCCTATGAATTCTTagtttttaacattcttttaagTATCCGCATTCCTTAGATATAAAAAGATTCAGATTGACAAACTGCAGAAGTGGATGATAAAGTTTTTAagacttcagtttttaaaattcatagctGTGGACTTTACtatggaaaaattcaaaataaacttGTGGTCCCTAAACTGTTACAAAATAACCTCCATTAAATGTGAATGAGTTTGATAAAATTTAAGTATCTTCTCACACTTAATGTTTCCATGTAATAAACTTTaaactttttaagttttattattaccaaATAAgagtatatgaattttttttcaaattaagtaAAATCACTCACTTGACATATTAGTTTATTAAAATGAAGTTTAAGGTTGTGTATAAGACTGTAATAATGACAATTCAAATGAAGTAAACAGAATAAACCATTTATTAAAACATCGTGTAATAAAATAAACCTTTTGATCCAATGCTACAGTGGTAAACATTTTCCCCTCATTAACATTCCACCTAAAACACAGTTTAATTAATACAGAATCTGAccagaacttaaaaatacttcTGTTCTTTACCGCTCAATGATTGAACAGTGAGGTGAGTGGAGATTTAGGTATTCTTGATGAGCCAAAGACAGAGGATGATAGCCTAAAAGACAATCAAAATTCCATATGCCCAAAGGTTAAGTTTTATTTACCCTGTTCACTGGTCcaaacttaaaattttcattatatcaAGTAAAGATTTCATGAATCACCCCCTCCCAGCCAAAAATAAATATCAGGAACAAAATAAGGATAAGAGTTGGGTTTTAAACTGCACTTTATTTGTTACTAtaacactgtctttttttttttttttttttttactgatcaACTATAAGCATGCAACAAGTTCTCTTCTGAATGGAACTGCTTCCACAGCCCTTTGGATATcaataagtaaattataaagtCATTCAATTTGTAGCTCTCTCCTCCTTTAAAGCACTTCTAAGCAGTGTGTGTGACACATACCACAGAGGTAGGAAAGACCATCTTTAATAAATTATCTTCTTAATTGTAgagaatttctgaaaataaaactaacaaaatgcTAAACCATGCCTCTGATGAGTACCAAAAGACCACAGAGCCATCTCCTCTTATTTGAAGAATTAGTTCCCTGGAGAGTTCTGGCCTTTGTAGGGCACCTGATAACAAGATCCACCAGGGCTCCAAACAAATGCACTAAGAAAGCCTTCCACCACTCTCATTTGCCGATTCTTTGGACCACCCAATCTTGCTGGCAGAGAGGGCAGCGATTGTTCTGTTTCACCCACAGGGACATGCAGCAGTTGTGAAAGGAATGATTACATTCTCCCCAGACcactgaaaggggaaaaaaaaaaaagattattttgacattacgtattttaatttaaattactgAACTCAAATTATaggttattttatattatgacgAATAATCATGGTTCATAATCTTGAATCAAGATGGCTAATTGGTCAACATTTTTTCtatctataaagaaataaaaacttacctGTGTAAATTACACTTAGGAAGTGAGATGAGGCGCTGTGATTAGGGGACTTTCCATCATTGTTTAGAATCTGTGGGTGATGTGGTGGCCCCCAGTCCCTACACAGCTCCACATGCTGTCTTCCTGAAGTTAGGAGATTAAAGAACTTGAGCCTTCCTTAGATCCCAGACCTTCTCAGTCATACACTGACCTGGAAACCTTTTGagctttattttattgaaaaaaatactcCTGATTTTTATTTACCGAGATAatgagttttaaatgttttcagttcATAGTAGTCTATTATAAATAGATGACATGCTTCTAAACATCAGCTGTACATCTACTGAGTTATTTTCTAGAAGTAGTGATGAACTGCGTTGTCACCCATAAGCAGTGCAATTCCTCATGTGACAAATACATTAACTTTTCAAAGTGGCTGGCTGGAAAGAGAGGTCTCTTTGTGGTCAAAGAAAGGTGTCCTGAACCTCACAATTTccgttaatattttttaaaccaagggAAGTCACCCATAATCTGAAATACAGTCTCAAATGTGGGCTTTGTCTGTCACTTGCTTGACCTATATGAAAACAGACCaatgaaagaaataggaaaaaaaaaaaaaaaaaaaccatgaaaaaccCCATATCTTCTTATGAAAATTATCTATAAGAAGTAGAAAGCAAGGGGAAACCATTCTGTTTCAGGACGAAGAAACAGGATTTGATAAATACCACATAAATCATTATTAAGAAGCTGAATGTAAACCACGCAAACACAAAGTACAAAGTTAACCTTTCATCTTCAGAAAAGCTTTTATATATAGCAATCTAGAAGTAATGACCTCAAGAACTAGGACATAAAAACCTTTGAACTGCTTAAAACGTTTAGCCTAAGACAACTTTTGCTGCCCCAGACTATTAGCAAAATTTAATAGATTTCCATATACAAACTGTATCAGAAAAAATCTTGAGACTTAACATTTTTTCTATGTTGGTTGAAAAGTTAAATACTGTATCATAAGAGTACTGAAAACTGAAGCGTTTTATTAGAATAAAACCCTACCAAATCTGACCTACAATacagttaaatttaaatgatgTTTTGGCAAATTCCTTacttcataattttcttaatagaaaAGAATG of the Halichoerus grypus chromosome 1, mHalGry1.hap1.1, whole genome shotgun sequence genome contains:
- the RNF7 gene encoding RING-box protein 2 isoform X1, which gives rise to MADVEDGEEPCALSSHSGSAGSKSGGDKMFSLKKWNAVAMWSWDVECDTCAICRVQVMDACLRCQAENKQEDCVGRQHVELCRDWGPPHHPQILNNDGKSPNHSASSHFLSVIYTVVWGECNHSFHNCCMSLWVKQNNRCPLCQQDWVVQRIGK